The DNA window TGCACAGGAGCTGCCTTTTTGGGGTCACCCTACACCCCACTGCCATTGTACCACTGGCGtgagcagaggtgctgctgccccccacgcctgtccctgtgctggatCCTCTGCACCGCTGGCAGGATGGCACCAGCATTGAGTGATGGCTCTGGTTGGGGTAACTGGcacccccagctgctcccagctgtgccatCAAGGGCTGCATAGCACCCACACCACCCTGGCAGCCCGGCACAAGGCAATCCCCTTTggcctcagctgctccacagcacCAAGACAGAATAAACATCCCATGgccacctctgctctgggtgaccatccctgtttccctctctggTTCCCAGAGGCGctggcagcctgggctgtgtgcaggcagggaggtgCAGGCAGGCGCCAGGCAGCCGTCCCTGCAGGCAGACACTGCCCCGGGGCAGGGAGAGGGTCCCAGTTCCACACAGGTGACCTCCAGCCATCATCACCCCATGGTGACCATCCTGCAGGGCCCGGGGGCTGCTCCATGTTCCCTCAGCAGTCAGGGACTGAAGAACCAGTTCCCTCGGATTCCTTGCACCAAGGAAGGGCTCATTTGCATCCCGAAGTGTGAAAACCTGGTGGGAAAAGCAGTCACGGTCAGGACAGATGGAGTCCCCGGACAGAGAagggggcagggagcagcactgacCTGCAAGGGGACACGGCAGGACCTGCTTACTCATGGATCCCAAACAGTCCCATGAACAGAGGCTACACCTCTGGCTGGGGGACAGCAccatggcagcagagctggcagaactccccaggctgctcctaCTGCTGTGCCACGGCCAACCTGTGGGGTCTATCCACAGCCCCCACTCCAGGGAGGTGAGGGgcaagcagggctggagggaaacccaggcagggggtggcagccagctgcagcagggctgtgcaccATGGGGGACAGTGCCTGACCCCagctgccctccccagccccgtGGGTCGCCCTGACCCCAAAGCAGGGCTCAGTCAGAGATAAGCAGGATGGCTGGCAGGGCGCCAGTGGATTCTGGGAactgtccctcctcctgctcctcctgcccctcctgtcCACGGCACAGCCAGATACCACAGCCAGCAGCCCAGCTTTGACTGCCCTGGCACCTCGGGTACCCCCTCCACTGACTGTAAATCAAGCCCCGGCTCAGCTCCAGACACTCACAACGTCCCTGGCAGCACCATGAGCCTGGGagttttcctcctcctggggCTCCTCATCCTCAGGGCAGAGCCAAGCATGACATCAGAGGAGAAGGGCGGTGAGTACCGGGTAGCAAACCTGGCAGCTGCCAGGCACGGGCAGCCTGGGGGCAGCTCCTTGCACCCTGGTCCCCCTTGTCACTGTCGTGtctcctctgtccctgcccagtACATGCTGGCAGGGACCATgtcccagctggctgcagcacctgctctgctgcctgggggACCCCGGGGGCATGTGTGCACCCCCTGCACCCTACACACGCAGCAACCATCAGCTCTCAGGGGTGCTGCATGTGCCAGGGTGTCTTCTACATTCTGGCTgcagacacccccccccccatgccAGCCCCCTGCAGCAGGATGATGCCGGGGACGGTGGTGCCCAACTGCAGCGTGGCTCTACCCACCCCGAGACAACGGCCAGCGCCTCTTTGTTTGAGccaaacagctgctgtttgcagtgaAACTCCGGCAGCGTCTGTTTGCAGCCCAAACACGCGGTCCTGCCGCACCCGGCCAGGATGTTGACAGAGCGGCTGCTCCCAACGCATCCCTGGCtggtggcaggagcagggcacaggcaccAGCTGGAGCTCACCTGTAGCAGAGGCAGGGCTGTCCTGATTTTCCCAGCACGGCCAAGATGAGCACAGGGTGCCAAGAGGAGgacaaggaagaggaggaggcagcagtggcaTGGGGTGTGCTCCTTGCAGTGAAGGTGCCTGGGGCAGCAGGATGCTCAGGGATGGATCTTGACCTCCAGCTGGTGTGCCTTTTCAGGCCAGTGACAATCCTCGTGGCACTTGCTGCCTTGTGAAGGCACACACAGCCCCGTGCTGTGCCGTGCCATGCTGTGCCATGCAGGTCTCAGTGTGGGGgtccagcagccctgggacaTGCTGCAGCAGAGTCTCCAGCCCCCCAGGCTGTGATCCCCACTCCAGTTCCCTGGCCCCTGCATGGGGGCCCATGCCTCACTCCTCGAGGATGGGGGATGAGGGGCTCtggtgctggcactgccctgaTGTTGCCATCCCTCTTCAGGGGACCCCCTGAAACCAGGAAGGTGCCCACGGGACTTCATGCGCTGCCTGCGCCAGGAGCCCCCGCTCTGTGCCAACGACTCCAGCTGCCCCGCTGGGCTCAAGTGCTGCCCCTGGGAGTGCCGGCTCCGCTGCATCCCCCCAGCAGAAGGTACGGCACCACCTCTGTCCCAGGACAGCTGGCATCcttctcccccatccctgtccccatccctgtgccattCCCATTGCTACAGAGCAGCTCTCTGTGCACTGCTGGCAGCCCCCTGACCACAGCTCCTAAGGCATGGAGGGGTCTGGGATGGGGTACATGGTGGGGTCCAGCCAGGGACAAGCAGGGTCTGGCACAAGGGTCTGGCAGGGGCAGGTTTCCCGGTGCTGCCCTAGGACACTGCggtgcagcctcacctttcGGCCCCTCGACGCTGCAGAGAAGCCCGGtgcctgcagggcagcagccccCGAGGGGCTCATTgccccctgctccttcccctgcctggaGGACAAGGACTGCCTGGGAATGCAGAAATGCTGCCCGCTGGGCTGTggctctgcctgcctggagcCGGCACCAGGTATGGACttggcagggagagctgggagcccTGGCTCAGCATGGGGACTCTGTGCCATAGACATCTACcacctccctgcttccctgaCCTCTGGGGCAGCATACACAGCTTCCCCACACCAGCAGCCCCCGGGATGGGCAGGGTGGCTGAATCCTTGCACCCACTGTGCCCTGCCAGACCAGCCCAAGCCCACGGAGGGCCCCGTGGTGCAGCCAACACCGTTCCAGGAGCGGTGCCGAGGCGATGGAGACTGCCCCGATGTGCAGAAATGCTGCAACAGCAGCTGTGGCCACCAGTGCCTGCCGGGAGCGTCAGCTGGTGAGGCAGGATGGGACAGGACGGGCAGTGCGGGCGGGGACATGGCTCAGAGGTCAGGGATGATGCCGTGGGGCCACAGAGCTGTGGAACAACAGGGGCTCCTCGTCTCGTGCTCGCCGGGGTGGGCTCTGCCAGGTCTGGGGTGGGGACTCACTGTGTAGCTCCCAGGTGGGcgctggaggggagaggggacagtGAGGCCACCATCCCGCTCTCGCCTGGTCATGGTACAGAGGacaccagccctgccccagccactCAACGGCCACTGCCACACCAGTGGGGGTGCCTCCAGGACCAGGACTGTCCCCCATCCCACGTGTGCTGTCACCAGATGTGCAGCCAGCGGTGCCCAGCACGTGGCCAAGGTGAGggggccaggagctgccccagagGTTCAACAACCCCATGCACCCTGGTCCCCGTGGCTGTGCCTCTAAAGAGTGGCACTGCAGCCATCCCATGCCATGTCCACAGGGAAGGACGGATTCTGCCCAGCCTATGCTGGGCTGTTCCCCAGTTATGACTGCAGAGCCTGGTGCTGGCATGATGACGAGTGCCCTGGCAAGGAGAAGTGCTGCCTGAGTGGCTGTGACTATGTCTGCCTGCCCCCGTCCCAAGGTGCCTGATACAGGCAGAGGTgtcccccagctccagggacTAGGGGACTGGGTGGGAAAgacccactgctgctgtttgcacacccagctctgctgcctcctgcctctAGAAAAACCAGGCATCTGCCCGCTGGCTGAGGAGGCTCCGCTGGCCACATCCCCATGTGGCACCACTTGCATCCGGGACTGGCAGTGCCCGGGGGCTGagaagtgctgcagcagcagcagatgtggcCCTGTGTGCTTGGCCCCCGAACCAGGTGAGGAAAAGGTTACCAGGACAGGGTTGTCACACACCAGGCATGCCAAAGCTCCTGGGGGAAGGATGTGGGATGGTGCTGCCATAGGGCAGCTGCTCAGACCCCCAGGGTGCAGCCTTCACGGTGCCCCgaggctgcaaaaaaaaaggggtgcCCACAGTATGGTGTagtccctgcccctgctgcccctTCCTTCCCATCTCAGACAAACCTGGCAAGTGCCCGAAGGTGAGGCCACAGCAGATTTCTGAACCGTGCTCGGAGCAGGACTCCTGTGCCCACGACAGGGACTGTCCCCGGCAGGAGAAGTGCTGCTTCTCTGGCTGCGCCATGTGCTGCACCCGCCCTGCCCGAGGTGAGCGCAGCAGCCTGGCCACCAGCACGGGACAGTAAagtgagagcagggctgggactcCTGCCCTCACCAAGGTCTCCTCCTCCAACAGAGCACCCTGGGGAGTGTCCCCGGCCAGAGCCATGCTGGGACCCCCGGCGCCGGCGTGGGAGCCAGTGCCTGGATGACAGTGTCTGCCGGCGAGAGGAGAAGTGCTGCGACACGGGCTGCGGCTGGGAGTGCGTGGCCGTGCCCAGAGGTAGCAGGCACAGCCTGTTCGGGGGTAATTGGCTCCAGCCCCCTGAGGGTGGCCAGGTGACAGTGGACCTCCGTGTGCCCCTGCAGAGAGCCGGGACAGAGCTGATGGCAAGTGTGTGGAGGAGTGCGAGGTCGACTCACAATGTCCCCGGGGACAGCGGTGCACCAGCATCGGCTGTGGCCACGTCTGCATGGACATCCCTGGAGGTGAGAGCCAGCCAGGCCCTTTGGGAGCCATGCAGGGCCACTCTGGGGTGCCCCACCGTGAGGTGCCCCAGCCAGGTGCCCCCCAGCTGGGTACTTGCCTTGCAGGCAGAGTAGGAgtgtgccccatccccagggaaggggggacGTGCCTGGACCTGTGCAACTTTGACGAGGAGTGTCCCTGGGGCCACAAGTGCTGCAGTAATGGCTGTGGCCACGTCTGCACACCAGCCTCTCTGCA is part of the Chiroxiphia lanceolata isolate bChiLan1 chromosome 17, bChiLan1.pri, whole genome shotgun sequence genome and encodes:
- the LOC116795544 gene encoding keratin-associated protein 10-4-like, with protein sequence MSLGVFLLLGLLILRAEPSMTSEEKGGDPLKPGRCPRDFMRCLRQEPPLCANDSSCPAGLKCCPWECRLRCIPPAEEKPGACRAAAPEGLIAPCSFPCLEDKDCLGMQKCCPLGCGSACLEPAPDQPKPTEGPVVQPTPFQERCRGDGDCPDVQKCCNSSCGHQCLPGASAEDTSPAPATQRPLPHQWGCLQDQDCPPSHVCCHQMCSQRCPARGQGKDGFCPAYAGLFPSYDCRAWCWHDDECPGKEKCCLSGCDYVCLPPSQEKPGICPLAEEAPLATSPCGTTCIRDWQCPGAEKCCSSSRCGPVCLAPEPDKPGKCPKVRPQQISEPCSEQDSCAHDRDCPRQEKCCFSGCAMCCTRPAREHPGECPRPEPCWDPRRRRGSQCLDDSVCRREEKCCDTGCGWECVAVPRESRDRADGKCVEECEVDSQCPRGQRCTSIGCGHVCMDIPGERDMAAVPRHGAERCAEQCEADSQCPWGQRCTRTSCGRVCKDTPGGRDGACPMPRGRGLCLDLCSLDEECPWGHKCCSNGCGHVCTRVSRDAV